A part of Cataglyphis hispanica isolate Lineage 1 chromosome 7, ULB_Chis1_1.0, whole genome shotgun sequence genomic DNA contains:
- the LOC126850944 gene encoding dynein light chain 2, cytoplasmic, with protein MSDRKAVIKNADMSEEMQQDAVDCATQALEKYNIEKDIAAFIKKEFDKKYNPTWHCIVGRNFGSYVTHETRHFIYFYLGQVAILLFKSG; from the exons ATGTCGGACCGAAAGGCAGTAATCAAGAATGCTGATATGTCAGAGGAGATGCAGCAAGATGCTGTTGACTGCGCTACTCAAgctctcgaaaaatataacatagaaAAG GACATTGCAGCATTTATCAAGAAGGAGTTCGATAAGAAGTATAATCCGACGTGGCATTGCATTGTAGGACGTAATTTCGGTAGCTACGTGACGCACGAAACAAGacattttatctatttctatcTTGGTCAGGTAGCCATTCTCCTCTTTAAGAGCGGATAA